Proteins co-encoded in one Geothermobacter ehrlichii genomic window:
- the wecB gene encoding non-hydrolyzing UDP-N-acetylglucosamine 2-epimerase translates to MKIINIVGARPNFMKMAPIIEAMNRYPEQIKHLLVHTGQHYDEKMSKAFFDDLGMPKPDIDLEVGSGSHAEQTARIMVEFEKVCLREKPDLGIVVGDVNSTMACTITAKKLGIKVAHVEAGLRSRDMGMPEEINRLCTDVLCDYLFTTDYVADRNLKAEGVPEEKIHFVGNVMIDTLRKHERKAESLTLLHDWGLEAGRYATMTLHRPSNVDDPHILAGLLEALADISRDLPIVFPIHPRTRKMAEKFGLEHFLNSGDRIEGIWCTEPLGYLEFLHLNMNAKMVLTDSGGLQEETTVLGVPCITMRHNTERPITCTEGTNRLVGNDPRKVKEAAEAVLRGDWNFGQVPEKWDGKAAERIVQVLLSHPPTAV, encoded by the coding sequence ATGAAGATCATCAATATCGTTGGAGCACGACCCAACTTCATGAAAATGGCGCCGATCATCGAGGCCATGAACAGATATCCGGAGCAGATCAAACATCTGCTTGTCCATACCGGTCAGCATTACGACGAGAAGATGAGCAAGGCCTTCTTCGATGACCTGGGGATGCCCAAGCCGGATATCGATCTGGAGGTCGGCAGCGGCAGCCATGCCGAGCAGACCGCACGGATCATGGTCGAATTCGAAAAGGTCTGCCTGCGGGAGAAACCGGATCTGGGGATTGTGGTCGGCGACGTCAACTCGACCATGGCCTGCACCATCACCGCAAAAAAACTCGGCATCAAGGTCGCGCATGTCGAAGCGGGACTGCGCTCGCGCGATATGGGCATGCCGGAAGAGATCAACCGACTCTGCACCGATGTGCTCTGTGATTATCTGTTTACCACCGACTATGTCGCCGATCGGAACCTGAAGGCCGAAGGGGTGCCTGAGGAGAAGATCCATTTCGTCGGCAACGTGATGATCGATACGTTGCGCAAGCATGAGCGCAAGGCCGAGTCTCTGACATTGCTGCACGATTGGGGACTGGAGGCTGGCCGCTATGCCACCATGACCTTGCATCGTCCGTCCAACGTCGATGACCCTCACATTCTGGCCGGTTTGCTGGAAGCACTGGCTGACATTTCCCGCGACCTGCCGATCGTCTTCCCGATTCATCCGCGTACCCGCAAGATGGCCGAAAAGTTTGGCTTAGAGCACTTTCTCAACAGCGGTGATCGGATCGAAGGTATCTGGTGCACCGAGCCGCTCGGCTATCTCGAATTTCTGCACCTGAACATGAACGCGAAAATGGTGCTGACTGACAGCGGTGGCCTGCAGGAGGAAACCACGGTGCTGGGCGTCCCTTGTATCACCATGCGCCACAACACCGAGCGACCCATTACCTGCACGGAGGGCACCAACCGGCTGGTGGGCAATGATCCCCGCAAGGTCAAGGAAGCCGCGGAGGCCGTTTTGCGCGGTGACTGGAATTTCGGCCAGGTGCCGGAAAAATGGGATGGCAAGGCGGCCGAAAGGATTGTGCAGGTACTGCTCTCTCACCCCCCAACGGCAGTGTGA
- a CDS encoding nucleotidyl transferase AbiEii/AbiGii toxin family protein, which translates to MTYQYEQFDTALRLLNGRLVIAGAPNFNLVVCGGTALVATELVMRATRDVDVVALADDDGELIDPAPLPEALERAAREVAEDLGLPRDWLNNGPSRGEGGLFRLGLPDGFADRLSWKRFGEKLTVAFIDRIDQIHFKLYAAVDQFGSYHATDLQALNPTDDELLRAVAWSRTHDPSEGYLESIKLFFREFGYEHLVERI; encoded by the coding sequence ATGACGTACCAGTATGAGCAATTTGACACCGCGCTGCGCCTACTGAACGGGCGCCTGGTTATAGCGGGTGCTCCGAATTTCAATTTGGTGGTTTGTGGCGGAACCGCCCTGGTAGCTACCGAACTGGTCATGCGCGCCACCCGAGACGTCGATGTCGTCGCACTGGCAGATGATGACGGCGAGCTGATTGATCCGGCGCCACTGCCGGAAGCTTTGGAGAGAGCGGCACGGGAGGTGGCAGAGGATTTGGGGCTCCCGAGGGACTGGTTGAACAATGGCCCCAGTCGTGGCGAGGGGGGACTTTTTCGCCTTGGTCTCCCGGATGGGTTTGCTGATCGCCTGAGCTGGAAGAGGTTCGGGGAAAAGCTGACGGTTGCGTTCATTGACCGCATCGACCAGATCCACTTCAAGCTCTATGCAGCCGTTGATCAATTCGGTAGTTATCATGCAACCGATCTCCAGGCGCTCAATCCGACCGATGATGAGCTGTTGAGGGCTGTTGCCTGGTCCCGAACACATGATCCGTCGGAAGGCTACCTTGAGAGTATCAAGTTGTTTTTCCGGGAGTTCGGCTATGAACACCTCGTTGAACGAATTTAA
- a CDS encoding GxxExxY protein, which yields MLKDRAYYDALTEQVIGCAYAVGRELGCGFLEKVYENALRIELEREGLRAEQQHPVQVCYRGQVVGDFVADLLVDGDLIVELKAVKQLEDVHLAQCLNYLKATGRPVGLLINFGQSKVQIRRVVNRFPD from the coding sequence ATGCTCAAGGATCGAGCTTACTACGATGCACTGACTGAACAGGTCATCGGCTGTGCCTATGCCGTAGGCAGGGAGCTGGGCTGTGGATTTCTCGAAAAGGTCTATGAAAATGCCCTTCGGATCGAACTGGAAAGGGAAGGGCTGCGGGCCGAGCAGCAGCATCCTGTCCAGGTGTGTTACCGGGGACAGGTGGTCGGGGATTTCGTTGCGGATTTGCTGGTCGATGGCGATCTGATTGTTGAATTGAAGGCTGTCAAACAACTGGAGGATGTGCATCTTGCCCAGTGCCTCAACTATCTCAAGGCGACCGGCCGGCCGGTAGGGTTGCTGATCAATTTCGGGCAGAGCAAGGTGCAGATAAGGAGAGTGGTGAATCGTTTTCCAGATTAG
- a CDS encoding MraY family glycosyltransferase has product MRPQLMLSFYIFLTALFAALLAVPALRRWALGTGSLDLPDEERKVHSQATPRLGGVAIFLAFLFAMLMFKEFNLQVRALMAGGLIIFVTGLADDLVGLSPGRKFAGQILACLVTMTVGDLYLSNLGDLFGFGEIVLPLWLAIPFTVFAVVGMINAVNLIDGLDGLAGGVTVIALATFFVLDLHAGSGECMILCAALLGGVLGFLKYNVYPARIFMGDVGSLLVGFLLGFLAIQLTQNPGQSISPMVPVLVLGVPIIDTVWVMTQRMLCGGSPFVADRTHLHHKFLDLGVQHRFTVLIIYGLSLFGAVCALQLHEQPEYLLLAGYLAVSGLFYLALRFVLRHRDRFPLLQRDSQAGLKQTAAYRRMQDLADLAVNGLKALVGLLLLLAVLAGGRASTQEAIFALAVVGSGAVLVWLTRDPGNHFFHGFLYLAGLVLIVLLEQAGGHRIVGELDVARAGLILYGLMAPLVVVKIIFKRPQEIYLSTPFDFLILAMSLSLVIVSPEVTLAYNLPWIVGKAVLLFLALKIVAISARSYANQVCGAMLAALVIVVVRGLG; this is encoded by the coding sequence ATGCGGCCGCAACTGATGTTGAGCTTCTACATTTTTCTGACGGCGCTTTTCGCAGCCCTGCTTGCCGTGCCGGCGTTGCGCAGGTGGGCGCTGGGAACGGGAAGTCTCGATCTGCCGGACGAGGAGCGGAAGGTGCACAGCCAGGCCACGCCGCGGCTGGGCGGTGTCGCCATCTTTCTCGCCTTTCTCTTTGCCATGCTGATGTTCAAGGAGTTCAATCTGCAGGTACGGGCCCTGATGGCCGGCGGCCTGATCATCTTCGTCACCGGCCTGGCCGACGACCTGGTCGGCCTGTCCCCCGGCCGCAAGTTCGCCGGGCAGATTCTCGCCTGCCTGGTCACCATGACGGTCGGTGATCTCTACCTGAGCAATCTCGGCGACCTGTTCGGTTTCGGCGAGATCGTGCTGCCGCTGTGGCTGGCGATTCCGTTCACGGTGTTCGCCGTGGTCGGCATGATCAATGCCGTCAACCTGATCGACGGCCTGGACGGTCTGGCGGGGGGCGTGACGGTGATCGCCCTGGCGACCTTTTTCGTGCTTGATCTGCACGCCGGCAGCGGCGAATGCATGATCCTGTGCGCCGCGCTGCTCGGCGGCGTGCTCGGTTTTCTCAAGTACAACGTCTATCCGGCCCGCATCTTCATGGGAGACGTGGGCAGCCTGCTGGTCGGTTTTCTGCTCGGTTTTCTCGCCATCCAGCTGACGCAGAATCCGGGACAGAGTATCAGCCCCATGGTGCCGGTACTGGTGCTGGGGGTGCCGATCATCGACACGGTCTGGGTGATGACCCAGCGGATGTTGTGTGGCGGCAGCCCTTTTGTCGCCGACCGGACGCATCTGCACCACAAGTTTCTCGACTTGGGAGTGCAGCATCGCTTTACCGTGCTGATCATCTACGGGCTCTCCCTGTTCGGGGCGGTCTGTGCGCTGCAGCTGCACGAGCAGCCGGAGTATCTGCTGCTGGCAGGTTATCTCGCCGTTTCGGGCCTTTTCTATCTGGCGTTGAGGTTCGTGCTGCGCCATCGGGATCGGTTTCCGCTGCTGCAGCGCGATTCCCAGGCGGGCCTGAAGCAGACCGCCGCCTATCGCCGGATGCAGGACCTGGCCGATCTGGCGGTCAACGGTCTCAAGGCGCTGGTCGGGTTGCTGTTGCTGCTGGCGGTGCTGGCTGGCGGCCGGGCGTCGACCCAGGAGGCCATTTTCGCCCTGGCGGTTGTCGGTTCCGGGGCGGTGCTGGTCTGGCTGACCCGTGATCCGGGAAACCATTTCTTTCACGGGTTTCTCTACCTGGCCGGGCTGGTGCTGATCGTCCTGCTGGAACAGGCCGGCGGACACAGGATCGTCGGCGAGCTGGATGTCGCCCGGGCCGGCCTGATCCTTTACGGGTTGATGGCGCCGCTGGTGGTCGTGAAGATCATCTTCAAGCGCCCGCAGGAAATCTACCTGTCGACGCCGTTCGATTTTCTGATCCTGGCCATGAGTCTGTCGCTGGTGATCGTTTCGCCCGAGGTGACCCTGGCCTACAATCTGCCCTGGATCGTCGGCAAGGCGGTGCTGCTCTTTCTGGCCCTGAAGATTGTCGCCATCAG
- a CDS encoding VanZ family protein, producing MIFLRRFFLSLFWGLLVLTAVLSLLDGVTTEKVYTAAAHALFIDLKAHHIQSVQISDAGHFVAGFVLAGLGLHVVRRWWVLPLVLLFLGGIELAQHFSPERQASWSDLLRGTGGVLVAWTVVTIARRES from the coding sequence GTGATTTTTCTTCGCAGGTTTTTTCTCTCACTCTTTTGGGGGCTGCTTGTCCTGACCGCCGTTCTCAGTCTGCTCGACGGTGTCACCACGGAAAAGGTCTACACCGCTGCCGCCCATGCCCTGTTCATCGATCTGAAGGCCCATCACATTCAGTCGGTGCAGATCAGTGATGCCGGCCACTTTGTCGCCGGCTTTGTCCTTGCCGGTCTGGGGCTGCACGTCGTTCGCCGCTGGTGGGTGCTGCCGCTGGTGCTGCTCTTTCTCGGCGGCATCGAGCTAGCGCAGCACTTTTCGCCGGAGCGGCAGGCGAGCTGGTCCGATCTGCTGCGCGGCACCGGCGGCGTCCTGGTCGCCTGGACGGTGGTGACGATTGCGCGCCGCGAATCGTGA